In Dryobates pubescens isolate bDryPub1 chromosome 6, bDryPub1.pri, whole genome shotgun sequence, a genomic segment contains:
- the FAM98A gene encoding protein FAM98A, with translation MEFELLENDVLESLEDLGYKGPLLDDKALTQAVSSGASSPEFTKLCAWLVSELRLFCKLEENVQATNSPNEAEEFQLEMSGLLAEMNCPYASLTSGDVTKRLHNQKNCLLLLTYLISELEAARMLCVNAPPKKAQEGGGSEVFQELKGICIALGMSKPPANITMFQFFSGIEKKLKETLAKVPPNHVGKPLLKKQLGPAHWEKIEAINQAIVNEYEVRRKLLVKRLDVTVQSFGWSDRAKSQTEKLAKVYQPKRALLSTKCTVSIANLLAARQDLSKILRTSSGSIREKTACAINKVLMGRVPDRGGRPNEIEPPPPEMPPWQKRPEGGSQQGGGRGGRGGYESCYGGRGGYDHGGHERGGRGGYDSPYGGRGGHEQGGHDRGGRGGRGGYDHGGRGGGRGNKLQGGWTYGGGGGYQDGSYRENNYRDTGFQTSGYQGGGGGGYQQDNRYQDGGSHSDRGGGRGGGRGGRGGRGGRGGQGGGWGGRGGQNFNQGGQFEQHFQHGGYQYNQSGFGQGRHFTS, from the exons TTACAAAGGTCCATTGTTAGATGACAAAGCGCTGACTCAGGCAGTCTCCAGTGGAGCCAGTTCCCCTGAATTCACCAAACTTTGCGCTTGGTTGGTATCTGAGTTACGGCTGTTTTGTAAACTTGAGGAAAATGTGCAGGCAACTAACA gTCCAAATGAAGCAGAAGAATTTCAACTTGAAATGAGTGGGTTGCTGGCTGAAATGAACTGTCCATATGCATCACTGACATCAGGAGATGTAACAAAACGCCTTCACAATCAAAAGAACTGTCTTTTGCTGCTTA CATACCTCATCTCAGAACTGGAAGCTGCCAGAATGCTGTGTGTGAACGCCCCTCCTAAAAAAGCACAGGAAGGAGGTGGCAGTGAAGTCTTTCAGGAGCTGAAAGGCATATGTATTGCTTTAGGCATGTCCAAGCCTCCAGCCAACATAACGATGTTCCAGTTCTTCAGTGGAATTGAAAAAAAA CTGAAGGAAACCCTAGCAAAAGTTCCAcctaaccatgttggaaaaccTTTATTGAAGAAACaactgggtccagctcactgg gaaaaaattGAAGCAATTAATCAAGCCATAGTCAACGAATATGAAGTCCGAAGAAAACTCTTAGTCAAACGCTTGGATGTTACTGTGCAGTCCTTTGGCTGGTCAGATAGAGCTAAG AGTCAAACAGAAAAACTGGCTAAAGTCTACCAGCCAAAACGTGCCCTCTTATCTACTAAGTGCACTGTTTCCATTGCAAATCTCTTGGCAGCTCGGCAGGATCTATCAAAGATTCTGAGAACGAGCAGCGGATCCATCCGAGAGAAGACTGCATGTGCCATTAACAAG GTGCTCATGGGGAGGGTGCCTGACAGAGGAGGAAGGCCCAATGAAATTGAACCACCACCTCCTGAGATGCCACCGTGGCAGAAAAGACCAGAGGGTGGTTCACAACAAGGtggtggcagaggaggaagaggtggcTATGAATCCTGTTACGGAGGACGAGGAGGTTATGACCATGGGGGTCACGAacgaggaggaagaggaggctatGACTCTCCGTATGGAGGGCGAGGAGGTCACGAACAAGGAGGCCATGATCGAGGGGGACGAGGAGGACGTGGTGGTTATGATCATGGTGGCagaggaggtggaagaggaaACAAGCTTCAAGGAGGTTGGACGTATGGTGGTGGTGGCGGCTACCAGGATGGCAGCTACAGGGAGAATAACTACAGAGATACAGGTTTTCAAACAAGTGGCTAccaagggggtggtggtggtggctacCAGCAAGACAACAGGTATCAAGATGGCGGGTCCCACAGTGACCGAGGGGGTGGGCgtggaggagggaggggtggCCGTGGTGGTCGTGGTGGCCGTGGAGGtcaaggaggaggctgggggggcagaggTGGACAGAACTTTAATCAAGGTGGGCAGTTTGAGCAGCACTTCCAGCATGGAGGTTATCAGTATAATCAGTCTGGTTTTGGACAAGGAAGACACTTCACGAGTTGA